Below is a genomic region from Gammaproteobacteria bacterium.
TCGGTGGCGACATGTATCCCGGCCGCAGCCACCAGGCTACCGACGGATTGCAGGAATGGCTGCCAGCTTGACCGCTCCACCGTCGAGACCGCTACGGTGGCAGGCGGTGGCGCGACACCGAGCATCGCCTGCATCTGGCGCTCCTGGTGGAATTTCAGTCCGAACAGCCCGCCGAACAGAAGGGCCAGGAAGAGTGTGAGCCATACAAGCCGCCGGACGATCCGTGCCATGGCGTACTCAAACTTGGGATTCGGACGAAGGCCGGGAAACGATCCAGCTGCGACGCGGCCGCCTCATTCCTCGTTTTTCATATAGGTCAGCACCTCGAGTCCCGGGTTCGGCATACCCGCAATCTTCCAGGCCTCGACAGGCCCGCCGAAGAGGTTTCGGATGCAGTTCTTTTCCATGCCGACGCGGTCACAGATGATCTCCATCGCACAAAGCGAACCGTGCTCGAGGCAGTGTTTGCGAATGTCCGCGATGACCCGGAAATGCTCGTCGTTCAGTTCACTCACTCCCAGGTCCGCCGCCATGCGGCGCGCGACCGGTTCGCTCCAGTCACCGGAATCCTCA
It encodes:
- a CDS encoding TusE/DsrC/DsvC family sulfur relay protein; amino-acid sequence: MNESVSPVLDEDGFLEDSGDWSEPVARRMAADLGVSELNDEHFRVIADIRKHCLEHGSLCAMEIICDRVGMEKNCIRNLFGGPVEAWKIAGMPNPGLEVLTYMKNEE